From a single Geothermobacter hydrogeniphilus genomic region:
- a CDS encoding cytochrome c biogenesis protein ResB, whose amino-acid sequence MLNRLLDFFSSLRLALVLLLGLALVAVFGTIWPSRDTHLDVFRYELFYQTPWFRLLLGLLAFNLIVCTLRLLMRRLRDRQRLGEQLCKETDSGCRLPFEAEAGTLLDLLKREGYRGGLVDGRILAWRRRIGRYGVLIIHGSLLAIMGGALLSGAGFVGTLNIYVGDSSSTVFDWDAGTDRPLGFAFRLDHFEPRFYPIDLRFAVMDAAGQKTLREYTTREGERVDLPRAGWQAEVTHFDPFVQRLELKILEEGKVVAEYRVTAGVKDPDNQVGGMIFYPLAYRDPVLKQLHSEVSILEGGRVVRQGVIEVNQPLVHRGITIYQTAFDRDPSGRFYGGFQFSRDPGAPLVWAGCIVLMLGLFINMLLRPRAVGLVRGGDNWRLVGLLGFRGEAGREALQQLAEKLRSAHDQTP is encoded by the coding sequence ATGCTGAACAGACTGCTCGATTTTTTCTCTTCCCTGCGCCTGGCGCTGGTGCTGCTGCTCGGCCTGGCGCTGGTGGCTGTCTTCGGCACCATCTGGCCGTCGCGTGATACCCATCTCGATGTCTTCCGCTACGAACTCTTCTACCAGACCCCCTGGTTCCGGTTGCTGCTGGGCCTGCTGGCGTTCAATCTGATTGTCTGTACCCTGCGGCTGCTGATGCGGCGTCTGCGGGACCGGCAGCGACTGGGCGAGCAACTGTGCAAAGAGACCGACAGCGGTTGCCGGCTGCCGTTTGAGGCAGAGGCCGGAACCCTGCTTGACCTGCTGAAAAGAGAAGGGTATCGGGGAGGGCTTGTTGACGGCAGGATCCTCGCCTGGCGGCGGCGCATCGGTCGCTACGGGGTGCTGATCATTCATGGCTCGCTGTTGGCGATCATGGGTGGGGCGCTGCTCAGCGGCGCCGGATTCGTCGGCACCCTGAATATCTATGTCGGTGATTCCAGCTCCACCGTTTTTGACTGGGATGCCGGCACGGACCGCCCGCTCGGCTTCGCTTTTCGTCTCGACCACTTTGAGCCGCGCTTCTATCCCATTGATCTGCGTTTTGCGGTTATGGATGCCGCCGGCCAAAAGACCCTGCGTGAGTACACCACCAGAGAAGGGGAGCGGGTTGACCTGCCGCGTGCCGGCTGGCAGGCCGAGGTGACGCATTTTGACCCCTTTGTGCAGCGTCTCGAACTGAAGATCCTGGAAGAGGGGAAAGTTGTCGCGGAGTATCGTGTGACGGCGGGCGTCAAGGACCCGGACAACCAGGTCGGCGGCATGATTTTCTACCCGCTGGCGTATCGGGATCCGGTTCTCAAGCAACTGCACAGCGAGGTGTCGATCCTGGAGGGGGGCAGGGTGGTTCGGCAGGGAGTCATCGAAGTCAACCAGCCGCTGGTGCATCGCGGTATCACCATCTACCAGACCGCCTTCGACCGCGACCCGTCGGGCCGTTTCTACGGTGGCTTCCAGTTCTCCCGCGATCCGGGCGCGCCGCTGGTCTGGGCCGGCTGCATCGTGCTGATGCTCGGCCTGTTCATCAATATGCTGCTGCGTCCGCGGGCCGTCGGCCTGGTTCGCGGCGGTGACAACTGGCGGCTGGTCGGCCTGCTCGGTTTCCGCGGTGAGGCCGGCCGCGAGGCCCTGCAGCAACTGGCGGAAAAGCTGCGCTCAGCTCACGACCAAACGCCGTAA
- a CDS encoding OsmC family protein — MKISFPGGVAVQADYKGFSILSDQPEANGGTDQAPSPFDLFLAALGNCAGFFALRFCQQRQLDTNGLQLTLEGDWDAATHRLAKVNITIHLPEGFPEKYRAAIIKATDQCAVKRAILDPPEFSVKTLT; from the coding sequence ATGAAGATCAGTTTTCCCGGCGGCGTCGCCGTGCAGGCCGACTACAAGGGCTTCAGCATTCTCAGCGACCAGCCGGAGGCCAACGGCGGCACTGACCAGGCCCCTTCGCCCTTTGACCTGTTTCTGGCCGCCCTGGGCAACTGCGCCGGCTTCTTCGCCCTGCGCTTCTGCCAGCAGCGGCAGCTCGACACCAACGGTCTACAGCTGACCCTTGAAGGCGACTGGGATGCTGCGACACACCGACTGGCCAAGGTCAATATCACCATTCACCTGCCGGAAGGTTTCCCGGAAAAATACCGGGCCGCCATCATCAAGGCGACCGACCAGTGTGCCGTCAAGCGGGCGATTCTCGATCCTCCGGAGTTCAGCGTAAAAACGCTGACCTGA
- the nudC gene encoding NAD(+) diphosphatase: protein MLPDSYSSPLHLPFNRTRLAGCFNLLTPDVDPGGDGVLLALQGPNLVFAGSPEQPLLPATTSALPPGKGRDLFLGLWQGQPLRLRILSRELSLPPGMSAAGLTTGRPHLPLEMLSLGGLGLQLNHWERNSRCCARCGGVLERLPGEWGKSCRGCGSTHFPHIHPCIIVIVQRPGEVLLTRKADWAPNRYSLVAGFVDVSECLEETVAREVREETGVEIADIRYIGSQAWPFPSQLMVGFRAEYVSGEIRVEEKELEDARWFALDALPDLPPRRSIARYLLDTCLGR, encoded by the coding sequence ATGTTGCCTGACAGCTACTCCTCGCCTCTGCACCTGCCTTTCAACCGTACCCGTCTTGCGGGTTGTTTCAATTTGCTGACGCCGGATGTCGATCCCGGCGGGGACGGGGTGCTGCTGGCCCTGCAGGGTCCGAACCTGGTCTTTGCCGGTTCGCCGGAGCAGCCGCTGCTGCCTGCGACCACCTCGGCACTGCCGCCTGGTAAGGGACGGGATCTCTTCCTCGGCCTCTGGCAGGGGCAGCCGCTGCGGTTGCGTATCCTGTCGCGGGAGCTGAGCCTGCCGCCGGGAATGAGTGCCGCCGGGCTGACCACGGGCAGACCGCACCTGCCGCTGGAAATGCTCAGCCTCGGCGGTCTTGGCCTGCAGCTCAACCACTGGGAGCGAAACAGCCGCTGCTGTGCCCGCTGCGGCGGGGTGCTGGAGCGGCTGCCGGGAGAATGGGGGAAAAGCTGCCGGGGATGCGGCAGCACACATTTTCCGCATATCCATCCCTGCATTATCGTCATCGTGCAGCGTCCCGGCGAGGTGCTGCTGACCCGCAAGGCCGACTGGGCGCCCAATCGCTACAGCCTGGTGGCCGGTTTTGTCGATGTCTCCGAATGCCTGGAGGAAACCGTGGCGCGCGAGGTACGCGAGGAAACCGGGGTGGAAATTGCCGATATCCGTTACATCGGCAGCCAGGCCTGGCCCTTCCCGAGCCAATTGATGGTCGGCTTTCGGGCCGAATATGTCAGCGGAGAGATCCGGGTCGAGGAGAAGGAACTGGAGGACGCGCGCTGGTTCGCTCTCGACGCGCTGCCCGATCTGCCGCCGCGGCGCTCCATCGCCCGATACCTGCTCGACACCTGCCTGGGGCGGTAG
- a CDS encoding ABC transporter permease, whose translation MNGPLFWRLAARNVRRNLRRSLLTVAAIAFGLFCLILFQSLKAGLHHEMVASTVQLDTGSFQIHAAGYRPNRMTLSPLPALPELLRKLDRLGLVYAPRLKAPALVIGPGGSASVLLSGVDPEREARLTIIASRLQSGSYLGGRDELLIGAELATALGVGVGDELKLMVRSLLGSPAAKRFKVGGIFRTDLAGFNRGQLFLTLSATRALLRADGLVSEIAVWVPSGEEQQQIARLAAVLDSDRYRVDSWDRIAPDVSQLIELNDGTMRLLVLIVFFIVALGITNTMTMTVFERYREFGILAALGMRPAGIVRLVVAESLLLGLCGALVGGLAGWAGASWFAVHGLDLTALTSSNRYFATSHVLHALLRPGDFWLANLVTLLTGLLAGLYPAWKASRLHPVEALRQN comes from the coding sequence ATGAACGGCCCGTTGTTCTGGCGGCTGGCGGCGCGCAACGTCCGTCGCAACCTGCGCCGGTCGCTGCTGACGGTGGCGGCCATCGCCTTCGGCCTTTTCTGCCTGATCCTCTTTCAGTCCCTTAAGGCGGGACTGCACCATGAAATGGTCGCCAGTACCGTTCAGCTCGATACCGGTTCCTTTCAGATTCATGCGGCCGGCTATCGCCCCAACCGGATGACCCTGAGTCCCTTGCCGGCTTTGCCTGAGCTGTTGCGGAAGCTCGATCGCCTCGGCCTGGTCTATGCTCCGCGCCTCAAGGCGCCGGCACTGGTGATCGGGCCGGGGGGAAGCGCTTCGGTGCTGCTCTCCGGCGTGGACCCCGAACGGGAAGCACGGCTGACCATCATCGCCTCCCGCCTGCAGTCCGGAAGCTACCTCGGCGGGCGGGATGAACTGCTGATCGGCGCCGAACTGGCCACGGCTCTCGGGGTCGGCGTCGGTGATGAACTGAAACTGATGGTTCGCTCGCTGCTCGGCAGCCCGGCGGCCAAAAGGTTCAAGGTCGGCGGGATTTTTCGTACGGACCTGGCGGGCTTCAATCGCGGTCAGTTGTTCCTGACGTTGTCGGCGACCCGGGCGTTGCTCCGGGCTGACGGCCTGGTGAGTGAGATCGCGGTGTGGGTCCCGTCCGGGGAAGAACAGCAACAGATCGCGCGCCTTGCGGCGGTTCTCGATTCCGATCGTTACCGGGTTGACAGCTGGGATCGCATCGCCCCCGATGTCAGCCAGTTGATCGAGTTGAATGACGGCACCATGCGGTTGCTGGTGCTGATCGTTTTTTTCATCGTTGCCCTCGGCATCACCAACACCATGACCATGACCGTCTTTGAACGCTATCGGGAGTTCGGTATCCTGGCGGCCCTCGGCATGCGGCCCGCCGGGATTGTCCGACTGGTGGTTGCCGAGTCCCTGCTGCTGGGTCTCTGTGGTGCCCTGGTGGGTGGTCTGGCCGGTTGGGCCGGAGCGTCCTGGTTCGCGGTGCATGGCCTTGACCTGACCGCCCTGACCAGTTCAAACCGCTACTTTGCCACCAGCCACGTTCTGCACGCGCTGCTGCGGCCGGGAGATTTCTGGCTGGCCAACCTGGTGACCTTGTTGACCGGGTTGCTGGCAGGTCTCTACCCGGCCTGGAAGGCATCGCGGCTGCATCCGGTCGAGGCATTGCGACAGAACTGA
- a CDS encoding class I SAM-dependent methyltransferase yields MTHEPKTRGRDLDHVAWLYDPIIEGLSFGRERRFREKTLDYMEFGPGDRILDVGCGTGSLTLLVAGRLQAPGEAVGIDAAPKMIEIARRKAAAAGVPARFYPGVAEALDFPDASFDLVVNSMFTHHIDTGLKKRAFAEMERVLKPGGTLVTADVDRPTTPVGWLMGWGARWVLVQKELVDNLRGDLPDLMRGAGLLDVRRVDHVYGLVSFFTACKAEAA; encoded by the coding sequence ATGACCCATGAACCGAAAACCAGGGGGCGTGATCTCGACCATGTCGCCTGGCTCTATGATCCGATCATCGAGGGGCTCTCCTTCGGCCGGGAACGCCGGTTCCGGGAAAAAACCCTCGATTACATGGAGTTCGGTCCCGGAGACCGGATCCTCGATGTCGGCTGCGGCACCGGCAGTCTGACGCTGCTGGTGGCCGGACGGCTGCAGGCTCCCGGGGAGGCGGTCGGTATCGACGCGGCGCCGAAGATGATCGAGATCGCCCGCCGCAAGGCGGCGGCCGCCGGAGTCCCGGCCCGTTTTTATCCCGGTGTGGCCGAAGCGCTTGACTTTCCCGATGCCAGTTTCGACCTGGTGGTCAATTCGATGTTTACCCACCACATCGACACCGGGCTGAAGAAACGCGCCTTTGCCGAGATGGAGCGGGTTCTCAAGCCGGGTGGAACGCTGGTGACGGCCGATGTCGATCGGCCCACCACTCCGGTCGGCTGGTTGATGGGCTGGGGGGCGCGCTGGGTCCTGGTGCAGAAGGAGCTGGTCGACAACCTGCGCGGCGACCTGCCTGACCTGATGCGGGGAGCCGGCCTGCTCGATGTGCGCCGGGTCGACCATGTCTACGGTCTGGTCTCCTTCTTTACCGCCTGCAAGGCGGAGGCGGCATGA
- a CDS encoding methyltransferase family protein, whose translation MGYWKKEIFSFQLRAALLYWLWLPAAVIGGGLLFDWLLGWARWPYRSATLIAAALLVACGIWIVGRATHDFARWGEGTPAPQAPPKRLVTEGIYAWCRHPMWFGYDLAALGVVLGCRSWGMLLFSYPLFIVLQLRFLRRREEHLLVKRFRDDYLNYRDRVPLLIPRPPGHG comes from the coding sequence ATGGGATACTGGAAGAAAGAGATTTTCTCCTTCCAGCTGCGGGCTGCTCTGCTTTACTGGCTGTGGCTGCCGGCGGCGGTTATCGGTGGCGGCCTGCTGTTCGATTGGCTGCTGGGCTGGGCGCGCTGGCCGTACCGGTCCGCGACACTGATCGCCGCCGCTCTGCTGGTCGCCTGCGGCATCTGGATTGTCGGTCGGGCGACCCATGATTTTGCCCGCTGGGGTGAGGGGACCCCGGCCCCGCAGGCGCCGCCGAAAAGACTGGTGACCGAGGGTATCTACGCCTGGTGTCGGCACCCGATGTGGTTCGGTTACGACCTCGCCGCCCTGGGGGTCGTTCTCGGTTGCCGCTCATGGGGGATGCTGCTGTTTTCTTATCCGCTGTTTATCGTTCTGCAGCTGCGATTCCTGCGCCGGCGGGAGGAACACCTGCTGGTGAAGCGCTTCAGGGACGACTACCTCAACTATCGCGACCGGGTGCCGCTGCTGATTCCCCGGCCGCCCGGACATGGCTGA
- a CDS encoding metallophosphoesterase family protein: protein MGYRLRNPSTANQRPGRLLAVGDIHGCDQLLRELLAQVEPTEHDQLVFLGDYIDRGSGSRRVIEQLLALRQAFPQTVFLKGNHEQMLLAYLAGNDEALDFLANGGGRTLENYRTAGQLSIPKEHLDFFIALRNRYETEDFIFVHAGLRPGIPSDRQSEADLLWIRSEFLDSDYDWGKTVVFGHTPQTSPILTTNRIGLDTGAVYGRQLSCCDVLTRKIWTAG, encoded by the coding sequence ATGGGATACCGGCTCCGCAACCCGTCCACAGCGAATCAACGTCCCGGCAGGCTGCTGGCCGTCGGTGATATCCATGGCTGCGATCAGCTGCTACGTGAACTGCTGGCGCAGGTGGAACCGACGGAGCACGACCAGCTGGTCTTTCTCGGAGACTACATCGACCGCGGCAGCGGCAGCCGCCGGGTCATCGAACAGCTGCTGGCACTGCGACAGGCCTTCCCGCAGACCGTCTTTCTCAAGGGCAACCACGAACAGATGCTGCTCGCCTACCTGGCCGGCAACGATGAAGCTCTCGATTTTCTGGCCAACGGTGGCGGCCGTACCCTGGAGAATTACCGGACGGCAGGTCAGCTCAGCATCCCCAAAGAGCATCTCGACTTCTTTATCGCCCTGCGCAACCGTTACGAAACGGAGGATTTCATCTTCGTTCACGCCGGCCTGCGACCGGGAATTCCGAGCGACCGGCAGAGCGAGGCGGATCTGCTCTGGATCCGCTCCGAATTCCTCGACAGCGACTACGACTGGGGAAAAACCGTGGTTTTCGGCCACACGCCGCAGACCAGCCCGATCCTGACAACAAACCGCATCGGTCTCGATACCGGAGCCGTCTATGGACGGCAGTTGAGTTGCTGCGATGTCCTGACCCGAAAAATCTGGACCGCCGGTTGA
- a CDS encoding peptidase U32 family protein → MKKIELLAPAGDPQKLASAIYFGADAVYLGGPGYGLRSQAGNFDLDQLRQARRLCSEHGVRLYLTLNATPRTGEWPHLQAYLEELRPLDLDAYIVADPGVLALVRQLDPRREIHLSTQANTANAAAVRFWQAAGVSRVNLARELSLDDIRAIRAGTDLELEAFVHGAMCVAWSGRCLLSAALTGRSANRGACAQPCRWSYRLEEELRPGEYHTIEEDERGTYLFNSRDLRLVEHLPVLLAAGVDSLKIEGRMKSRYYVAAVTRVYRRALDAWQADPEGWHCDPLWLEELDKVSHRPYDSGFLFAREDPVVEAGESRYRRACDFVAVVLSADPNGRALVEGRNRFRVGEQIEVIGPRMRQQTLVLERIETEDGESLSAAHANFRVWLQLPAGTAAGDLLRRPVAG, encoded by the coding sequence ATGAAGAAGATTGAACTGCTGGCGCCGGCCGGCGATCCGCAGAAGTTGGCCAGCGCCATCTATTTCGGCGCCGATGCCGTGTATCTCGGCGGCCCCGGATACGGTCTCAGGTCACAGGCCGGGAATTTCGACCTTGATCAGTTGCGTCAGGCCCGTCGGCTTTGTTCCGAGCATGGCGTGCGACTTTACCTGACGCTCAACGCCACTCCGCGGACCGGCGAATGGCCGCACCTGCAGGCCTATCTCGAAGAATTGCGTCCCCTCGACCTGGATGCCTATATCGTCGCTGATCCGGGGGTGCTGGCTCTGGTCCGGCAGCTCGATCCGCGGCGCGAGATTCATCTGTCGACCCAGGCCAATACCGCCAATGCCGCCGCCGTTCGTTTCTGGCAGGCTGCGGGAGTCAGCCGGGTCAATCTGGCGCGCGAGTTGTCGCTCGACGACATCCGCGCCATCCGCGCCGGAACCGACCTTGAACTGGAGGCCTTTGTCCATGGTGCCATGTGCGTCGCTTGGTCGGGACGTTGTCTGCTGTCAGCGGCGCTGACCGGGCGCAGCGCCAATCGCGGCGCCTGTGCCCAGCCCTGCCGCTGGTCCTACCGGCTGGAGGAGGAACTGCGGCCGGGCGAATATCACACGATCGAAGAGGATGAGCGGGGAACCTATCTGTTCAACAGCCGCGATCTGCGGCTGGTTGAGCATCTGCCGGTGCTGCTGGCTGCTGGAGTGGACAGCCTGAAGATCGAGGGACGGATGAAGAGCCGTTACTACGTTGCGGCGGTGACCCGCGTCTACCGCCGGGCGCTGGATGCCTGGCAGGCCGATCCGGAGGGCTGGCACTGCGATCCGCTCTGGCTGGAGGAGCTGGACAAGGTCAGTCATCGTCCCTACGACAGCGGCTTTCTCTTTGCCCGCGAAGACCCGGTGGTCGAAGCGGGGGAGAGCCGCTACCGGCGGGCCTGCGATTTCGTCGCCGTGGTGTTGTCGGCTGACCCGAACGGGCGTGCCCTGGTGGAGGGCCGCAACCGGTTCCGGGTCGGGGAGCAGATCGAGGTAATCGGTCCACGGATGCGGCAGCAGACCCTGGTACTGGAGCGGATCGAGACCGAGGACGGCGAATCCCTGTCCGCGGCCCACGCCAATTTCCGGGTGTGGCTGCAGCTGCCGGCCGGAACCGCCGCCGGCGATCTGCTGCGGAGACCGGTGGCGGGGTAG
- the ybgF gene encoding tol-pal system protein YbgF, with protein MIPDSFQLMLRLRYFLPLLLLTACAPATGVAPTAVPATDIDQIRQLQSNLQNRLTELENRLARVENQLDKQRQQLDQPRNSTEMGTGDGQITESKPQPTPRQTTDDTGNGQTPTALYLRAFSAYAAGRYAEATDDFRQFLDLYPRNPFAGNAQFWLGECYYRKHLLKRAVDEFAKVVSIDPSGKKAPDALLRMVAVYRELDRPIMAEQTLQQLLTDYPDSAAARKAGTR; from the coding sequence GTGATCCCGGACAGCTTTCAGTTGATGTTGCGCCTGCGTTATTTTCTACCTCTTTTGCTGCTGACCGCCTGCGCCCCCGCGACGGGCGTTGCTCCGACCGCCGTCCCGGCGACGGACATTGACCAGATACGACAACTGCAGTCAAATCTGCAGAACCGGCTGACAGAGCTGGAGAACCGTTTGGCCCGAGTTGAGAATCAACTCGACAAGCAGCGGCAGCAACTCGATCAACCCCGAAACAGCACCGAAATGGGCACCGGGGACGGTCAAATCACGGAATCAAAGCCGCAACCGACTCCCCGGCAGACGACGGACGACACCGGCAACGGGCAGACGCCGACCGCCCTCTACCTGCGCGCCTTTTCCGCTTACGCGGCAGGCCGTTACGCCGAGGCCACTGATGACTTTCGCCAGTTTCTTGATCTTTACCCGCGCAATCCCTTTGCCGGCAACGCGCAGTTCTGGCTTGGAGAATGCTATTATCGGAAGCATCTGCTGAAACGGGCCGTCGACGAATTTGCAAAAGTCGTCTCGATCGACCCATCCGGCAAAAAGGCGCCGGACGCCCTGTTGCGCATGGTCGCTGTTTACCGGGAACTGGACCGACCGATCATGGCCGAACAGACCCTGCAACAGCTGCTGACGGATTATCCGGACAGTGCCGCCGCCCGCAAGGCCGGCACCCGCTGA
- a CDS encoding LysM peptidoglycan-binding domain-containing protein — MKKSLLLILSLLLLLPALAAAGGSPATRTYVIKKGDTLWGISQRFIKDPYYWPNLWSNNPFITNPHLIYPGQKVAIYDGRIELVPEFPEPEQPATQPAEKKETPAEPTATTARASQPLPEVQEAITIRTMGGAEGFVSLDQIDNAGTLIDATDNRLMMAAGDTVFCDMKNLADTHPGDTFSLVEVGREVLHPITGEPVGRQIAETGALEVVSVNNSVATARIISSNREIHRSNLLIPFSAPLLEVELKRSDKPIEGVIISAKENKIGIGQHDIIYLDLGTADGLQIGNMVNISRKRKPSEFIVNKTEVELPDVLLGAAVVLTTEEHTSSALVLKSVETLLRGDKVTTVTE; from the coding sequence ATGAAAAAATCGCTACTGTTGATTCTGTCTCTGCTGCTTCTGCTGCCGGCTCTGGCCGCCGCCGGCGGGAGCCCGGCCACCCGCACCTACGTGATAAAAAAGGGCGATACCCTGTGGGGCATTTCCCAACGTTTCATCAAGGACCCCTACTACTGGCCCAACCTCTGGTCCAACAATCCCTTCATCACCAATCCGCACCTGATCTACCCGGGACAGAAGGTCGCCATCTACGACGGCAGAATCGAACTGGTTCCCGAATTCCCTGAACCGGAACAGCCCGCGACCCAACCCGCCGAGAAGAAGGAAACACCGGCGGAGCCGACCGCGACCACAGCCCGGGCAAGCCAACCGCTGCCTGAAGTCCAGGAAGCCATCACCATCCGCACCATGGGTGGTGCCGAGGGCTTCGTCAGCCTCGATCAGATCGACAATGCCGGCACCCTCATCGACGCCACCGACAACCGCCTGATGATGGCCGCCGGCGACACCGTTTTCTGCGACATGAAAAACCTCGCCGACACCCACCCGGGCGACACCTTCTCCCTGGTTGAAGTCGGCAGGGAGGTTCTTCACCCGATCACCGGAGAACCGGTCGGACGCCAGATCGCCGAAACCGGGGCACTGGAAGTGGTCAGCGTCAACAATTCGGTGGCAACCGCCCGCATCATCAGCTCCAACCGGGAAATCCATCGCTCCAACCTGCTGATTCCCTTCAGCGCACCGTTACTTGAGGTTGAACTCAAACGCTCCGACAAGCCGATTGAAGGTGTCATCATCTCGGCCAAGGAGAACAAGATCGGTATCGGCCAGCACGACATCATCTATCTCGATCTCGGCACCGCCGACGGGCTACAGATCGGCAACATGGTCAACATCAGCCGCAAGCGCAAGCCATCCGAATTCATTGTCAATAAAACCGAGGTCGAACTTCCTGATGTTCTGCTCGGGGCGGCGGTGGTTCTGACCACCGAGGAGCACACCTCCTCGGCCCTGGTCCTCAAGAGCGTGGAGACCCTGCTGCGCGGCGACAAGGTGACCACGGTTACCGAGTAG
- the dprA gene encoding DNA-processing protein DprA yields MDIGSNEDWLRLHLIAGLGRQGLFKLMRCYGTPAAALAADPAEWRTVAGLRRDLSPARQQVDNTRRLEATLEQLESLNVELVSYWDRHRYPAALRTIADPPALLYLRGQLNSDEAALAVVGSRKATGPGRRFTEQIASELAAAGICIVSGLARGIDTAAHRGALAVGGRTIAVLGCGIDRVYPPENDALFQQIAEQGAVLSEYPPGTEPLAGHFPGRNRIISGLCRGVLVVEAATGSGSLLTVDFALESGREVFAVPNQVRSATSNGVNQLLKDGAHVVTDSRDILEVLWPHVRSGESSPRTGEDLPELPEHQHKLLKLLSFNPIHRDQLLRTSGLTPMELSDSLLHLELSGHATQLPGGHYIRAR; encoded by the coding sequence ATGGATATTGGCAGCAACGAGGACTGGCTGCGGCTGCACCTGATTGCCGGACTCGGCAGACAGGGACTGTTCAAACTGATGCGCTGTTACGGCACACCGGCCGCCGCCCTGGCCGCCGACCCGGCCGAGTGGCGTACGGTCGCGGGACTGCGCCGTGACCTGAGCCCGGCGCGACAGCAGGTCGACAATACCCGCCGCCTTGAAGCCACCCTGGAACAGCTTGAATCTCTCAACGTGGAACTGGTTTCCTACTGGGACCGGCATCGCTACCCGGCGGCTCTGCGTACCATCGCCGACCCACCGGCGCTGCTTTACCTTCGCGGGCAACTGAACAGCGACGAGGCCGCCCTGGCGGTGGTCGGCTCACGCAAGGCCACAGGGCCCGGTCGACGCTTTACGGAACAGATCGCTTCCGAACTGGCGGCCGCCGGAATCTGCATTGTCAGCGGCCTGGCGCGCGGCATCGACACCGCCGCCCATCGCGGCGCCCTGGCGGTCGGAGGACGGACCATCGCCGTCCTCGGCTGCGGCATCGACCGCGTCTACCCCCCGGAAAACGATGCCCTGTTCCAGCAGATCGCCGAGCAGGGGGCCGTTCTCTCGGAATACCCGCCCGGGACGGAACCTTTGGCCGGGCATTTCCCGGGCCGCAACCGCATCATCAGCGGCCTCTGCCGCGGCGTTCTGGTGGTCGAGGCGGCCACCGGCAGCGGCTCGCTGCTGACCGTCGACTTTGCCCTCGAATCGGGACGGGAGGTCTTCGCCGTCCCCAACCAGGTGCGGTCGGCAACCAGCAACGGCGTCAACCAGCTGCTCAAGGACGGGGCCCACGTGGTGACCGACAGCCGCGACATTCTTGAGGTTCTCTGGCCCCATGTCCGATCCGGCGAAAGTTCTCCCCGAACGGGAGAGGATCTTCCGGAGTTGCCGGAGCATCAGCACAAGCTATTGAAACTGCTGAGTTTTAATCCGATTCATCGTGACCAGCTGCTGCGGACAAGTGGCTTGACACCCATGGAGCTTTCCGATAGTTTACTGCACCTAGAACTGTCCGGACACGCAACCCAGCTGCCCGGCGGTCATTACATCCGCGCCCGCTGA
- a CDS encoding DUF494 family protein — MRDRVLAIVSLIAQYVMEEPELFNERDIVEQLLEEGFEAEEIDAAFSWMERLSFVDERRSGDLGLSEPTYRVFTGEETQQLSCEARGFLVRLRALGILNDDLQEEIIDKAVQLSEDEVSLKEIKALTALTLFSRSQANWQREVDCFMEDDWSRLYH, encoded by the coding sequence GTGCGGGACCGTGTCCTGGCTATTGTCAGTCTAATCGCCCAGTATGTCATGGAAGAGCCCGAACTCTTCAACGAACGTGACATCGTCGAGCAACTGCTCGAGGAAGGGTTCGAAGCCGAGGAGATTGATGCGGCCTTCAGCTGGATGGAGCGACTTTCATTTGTCGATGAAAGACGGTCCGGCGACCTCGGCCTGAGCGAGCCGACCTACCGCGTCTTTACCGGTGAAGAGACCCAACAGCTCTCCTGCGAAGCCCGCGGTTTCCTGGTTCGGCTGCGGGCTCTCGGCATCCTCAACGACGACCTGCAGGAAGAGATCATTGACAAAGCCGTGCAGTTGAGCGAAGACGAGGTCAGCCTCAAGGAAATCAAGGCACTCACCGCCCTGACCCTCTTCAGCCGTTCCCAGGCCAACTGGCAAAGGGAAGTCGACTGCTTCATGGAAGACGACTGGTCGCGACTCTATCATTGA